A stretch of DNA from Ensifer sp. WSM1721:
CGAACAGCCGCCGGCCCTCAGGGGTGACGACGTAATACTCACGCTTGGGGATCGCGTTCGAAACGATCTCGATCTGGCGCGCATTGAACCCAATCCGTTCATAGAACTCGCGCGTGCCGGGCTCGCGCGCCGCGCCGTTCGGAAGGCAGATCTTCGTCGGGCAGGATTCCTTCAGGACATCGATGATGCCCGAGCGCTCGGCGTCCGAAATAGACTGCGTCGCGAGAACGACCGCGCAGTTCGCCTTGCGCAAAACCTTCAGCCATTCTCTGATTTTGTTGCGGAAAACCGGATGACGGAGCATCAACCAGGCCTCCTCGAGGACGATCAGGCTTGGTGAGCCGTCAAGTCGCTTCTCGATGCGTCGGAACAGATAGGTGAGAACGGGTACCAGATTCCGCTCGCCCATGTTCATCAACTCTTCGATCTCGAAGGTCTGGAAAGCGCCAAGCGAGAGCCCATCCTGTTCAGCATCGAGAAGCTGCCCCATCGGGCCGTCGACTGTGTAATGATGCAGGGCATCCTTGATCTCGCGCATCTGCACGCCGCTTACGAAATCCGAGAGCGACCGGCCGGGCGCCTTGGCCATCAGACCGACCTGCCGCGATATGGCATTGCGATGATCGGGGGTGATGGCGACGCCCTGCAGCGCGACCAGCATCTCGATCCATTCGGTCGCCCAGGCCCGATCGGCGTCACTCTCGAGATCCGACAGCGGGCAGAACGCGAGAGCGGGTCCCGTCTCCTGTACATCGCCGCCGATCTCGTAGTGATCGCCACCCGCGGCGAGCGTCAGCGGCAACAGCGAGCTTCCTTTGTCGAAGGCGAAGATCTGGGCTTGGTCATAGCGCCGGAACTGCGCCGCGATCAGCGCCAGGAGCGTTGACTTGCCCGAGCCGGTCGGACCGAAGATCAACGTGTGGCCCACGTCATCGACATGGAGGTTGAGCCGAAACGGCGTCGAGCCGCTCGCGACCTGCATCAGCGGCGGAGAATTGGCAGGATAGAATGGGCAAGGTGCGATCGGGTTTCCCGACCAGACCGAATTGAGCGGGATCAGGTCCGCGAGGTTGCTGGTGTTGATCAGCGGTTCGCGGATATTGCAATACCAATTGCCCGGCAGGCTTCCGAGATAGGCGTCGGTGGCGTTGAGCGTTTCGATCCGCGCCCCAAAGCCTTCGGCCTGGATCAATCGGCGGATTGCTTCGGCCCTTTCCTGCAATACTTCGCGATCGCTGTCGAAGAGCACGATCACGGGCGTGTAATAGCCGTAGGCGACCAGCTGCGACGAGGCCTGCGAGATGGCGTCCTCGGTTTCGGCAACCATTGTCATCGCGTCCTGATCGACCGAGCGGCTTTGCGTCTGGAACAATTGGTCGAAGAACGGTCGGACCTTCTGCTGCCACTTCTTGCGCGTCCGCTCCAGCTTTTGACGCGCCTCTTCCGCGTCGAGGAAAATGAAGCGCGACGACCAGCGATAGGTCAAAGGCATCAGATCGAGGCTGTTGAGTATCCCTGGCCAGCTCTCGGCGGGGAGCCCGTCGATTGCCACGACACCGAGAAAACGGTTTTCGACTTTCGGGGTCAGCCCATGCTCGAGTTCAGCGGTCGCGATCCAGTCGAGATACATGGGAGCATCCGGCAGGCGGATCGGGTGGTTTTCGCCGGTGATGCAGAAGCGGACGAACTGAAGCAGTTCGTCATAGCGGGTGACACGCTCCCCTCCCCTTTCGACGACCTCGCGTGTTTCCATGCGCCGGATCGAAAGCGTGTTGGCGAAATATTGCTCGATCTCGCGGATGGCGTTCCGGAAGATCAAGAGCACCGTGTCGGCATAGGTCTTCTTGCGGCTCTCCTCGTCCGAATAGATGTATTTGCTGAGAGCCGTCCTTTTGGACTCCAGCGGCCGATAAGTCAGGATCAGCGCGTGCTTGCTCTCGAAATGGCCCCGCTCGCGCGCGAAATGCGCCCGCCGCTCCGCGTCGATCGCGCGCGTGACAGCATCAGGGAAATGGCAACGAGCTTCCGAAGGATAATCGAACGTTGGAATACGGATGGCCTCAACCTGGATCATCCAGCCGCTTCCGAGGCGCGACAGGATTGCGTTGATCTGGCGCGACAGTTCGTTGCGCTCGAGGTCGGTAGCGCTTTCTGAGTCCGGACCAGCAAAATACCAGCCGGCCATCAAGCTTCCATCCTTCAACAGAAGCACGCCATTATCGACCAGACCAGCATAGGGAACGAGATCCGCGAAGGACGGGCCAGTGGCCCGGAAGCGTTTGAGAGCGACCATGCCAGGTCCCCCTCAATACCGTCGCCAAGGCGAGGTGGTCGCCTTGTAGTAGGGCTTGTACGAGATATGGCGGACATAGACCTGCCGCATGAGCGGGTCCGACTTCGCCATCATCCGGAGCAGCCCGACGATCACGAACCAGACGGCGATCCCGAAGAGCGCGGAATAGACCGTCAGGACCACGAAAATCAGGATGACGGCGGCAAGCCCGGTGATCAAAACCAGTTCCCTGTCCGCGCCCATCAGGAGGTTCGGCCGGGAGAGCGCACGGTGAATGCGATTGCGGTGAAGTCCGGATAGCGCCTCAGCCATGAGCCCCCTCCCCTCCTGCACTCGAGCGTATCGAAGTGACCCAATCATCGGTCACGCCAATCGAAGCGCCGGTCGCACCGAACAGGCCGACAATGGTCGTGGCGCCGAGGAGGATGCCGGCAACAAGCACGACATACATCAGCCGCCGCGCGAAATCGTTCAGCTCCCCACCGAAGATCAGCATGCCGCCCGCGATTGCTACTGCTGCAAGTGCGATGTAGCCCGCGACCGGGCCTGTGATGGACTCCTGGATCTGCTCGAGCGGTCCTTCCCAGGGCAGACTACCGCCTGAACTGGCCAGTGCCGGTGCCACCGACGCCAAAATGACTGGCGCGGCAAGAAGCGCGATGGAGACAAACTCATACTTACGCGACATGCCGCGCCTCCTGTTCTTCGGTGAGTTGGTCGGATTCGATCTCGTATTGGCCGTTGGCGAAGCGCTCGACCTGGACGATGTCGCAAACACGCCGGCCTCGCGGCGTACGCTCGATGGAAACGATGAGGTCGACAGCCTCCCCGATCACCTCGTGCATCGGCTGTTGGCTTGCTTCGGCCGTCAGTTGCTCCAGTCGGCGGAGCGCGGAGGTCGCCGTGTTCGAGTGGATTGTTGCCACGCCGCCAGGGTGACCTGTGTTCCAGGCCTTTAGAAGCGTCAGCGCCGCGCCGTCACGGACCTCGCCGACAACGATGCGGTCGGGGCGCAAGCGCATCGTGCTCTTTAGAAGGCGGGCCATATCGATTGCGTCGGTCGTGTGCAGGAGAACCGCGTTCTCGGCCGCGCATTGGATTTCGGCGGTGTCTTCAAGGATGACGAGCCGATCTTCTGGTGCGCTCTTCACGATTTCGTCGATTACGGCATTCGCGAGCGTCGTCTTGCCGGAGCCGGTCCCACCGGAAATGATGATGTTCAGACGCGAGGCAATTGCGCTGCGGATCGTCGCAGCCTGGGCCTCGGACATGACGGCAGAGCGAACATAGTCATCGAGCGGGATCAGACGGGATGCCCGCCGACGGATCGTGAACGCGGGTTTGGCGACAACCGGGGGCAGCAGGCCTTCAAAGCGGTGACCACCGATCGGCAGTTCTCCGGAAATGATGGGTTGGTCGGTGTCCACCTCGGATTGGAGCGCGTGAGCAACTGTTCCAATCACCATTTCCGCCGCAGCCGACGACATCTCGCCAGCGGGCGCGACGCCGTGCCCGAGCCGCTCTATGAATAGCTTGCCATCAGGATTCAGCATGATCTCGACGACGTTGCTATCGTCCAAAGCAACGCAGAGCTGGTCGCCAAGCGCCTCCTGAAGCTTGCGGACGAGGCGAGGATGAGAGCGAAGCTGTTCCACTGATTTCTCCTTACGCTGATTGGGCAAAAGGGCTGATGATTTGAGAGCGGTAGTTGGCGGTGCGGAGCTTCATGAATGTGTCGGCGTTTGCCGGCAGAGTGCCCGCCACGGCCACGGTCGCTCCGATCATTGTTGGCTCGCCAATGCGCTGAAGCGGCCAACAGGCGCGAGCGAGAATCCGTTCGAACCGAAGATCCGTCACCGTGACGATTTCGGTGAAGCGGTTCGCCACCGACCATTCGATAATCCCCGCGAACATGGTGAGCGTCGCCTCATGAATGGCGCCGTCTCCCCTGCCCTCAGCAAGAGAGGTATCCACGCAAAAGCGCGAGCTCTCTATCATTGCGGGGTGAGCCTCTAGGCGGCCGGAAGGAAGGAGCGAAGGGAAAACGTTGGCC
This window harbors:
- a CDS encoding conjugal transfer protein TrbE, which gives rise to MVALKRFRATGPSFADLVPYAGLVDNGVLLLKDGSLMAGWYFAGPDSESATDLERNELSRQINAILSRLGSGWMIQVEAIRIPTFDYPSEARCHFPDAVTRAIDAERRAHFARERGHFESKHALILTYRPLESKRTALSKYIYSDEESRKKTYADTVLLIFRNAIREIEQYFANTLSIRRMETREVVERGGERVTRYDELLQFVRFCITGENHPIRLPDAPMYLDWIATAELEHGLTPKVENRFLGVVAIDGLPAESWPGILNSLDLMPLTYRWSSRFIFLDAEEARQKLERTRKKWQQKVRPFFDQLFQTQSRSVDQDAMTMVAETEDAISQASSQLVAYGYYTPVIVLFDSDREVLQERAEAIRRLIQAEGFGARIETLNATDAYLGSLPGNWYCNIREPLINTSNLADLIPLNSVWSGNPIAPCPFYPANSPPLMQVASGSTPFRLNLHVDDVGHTLIFGPTGSGKSTLLALIAAQFRRYDQAQIFAFDKGSSLLPLTLAAGGDHYEIGGDVQETGPALAFCPLSDLESDADRAWATEWIEMLVALQGVAITPDHRNAISRQVGLMAKAPGRSLSDFVSGVQMREIKDALHHYTVDGPMGQLLDAEQDGLSLGAFQTFEIEELMNMGERNLVPVLTYLFRRIEKRLDGSPSLIVLEEAWLMLRHPVFRNKIREWLKVLRKANCAVVLATQSISDAERSGIIDVLKESCPTKICLPNGAAREPGTREFYERIGFNARQIEIVSNAIPKREYYVVTPEGRRLFDMALAPVALSFVGASGKEDLKRIRILNSEHGRDWPIHWLQMRGVHDAASLLDFD
- a CDS encoding conjugal transfer protein TrbD is translated as MAEALSGLHRNRIHRALSRPNLLMGADRELVLITGLAAVILIFVVLTVYSALFGIAVWFVIVGLLRMMAKSDPLMRQVYVRHISYKPYYKATTSPWRRY
- a CDS encoding TrbC/VirB2 family protein; the encoded protein is MSRKYEFVSIALLAAPVILASVAPALASSGGSLPWEGPLEQIQESITGPVAGYIALAAVAIAGGMLIFGGELNDFARRLMYVVLVAGILLGATTIVGLFGATGASIGVTDDWVTSIRSSAGGEGAHG
- the trbB gene encoding P-type conjugative transfer ATPase TrbB, with the protein product MEQLRSHPRLVRKLQEALGDQLCVALDDSNVVEIMLNPDGKLFIERLGHGVAPAGEMSSAAAEMVIGTVAHALQSEVDTDQPIISGELPIGGHRFEGLLPPVVAKPAFTIRRRASRLIPLDDYVRSAVMSEAQAATIRSAIASRLNIIISGGTGSGKTTLANAVIDEIVKSAPEDRLVILEDTAEIQCAAENAVLLHTTDAIDMARLLKSTMRLRPDRIVVGEVRDGAALTLLKAWNTGHPGGVATIHSNTATSALRRLEQLTAEASQQPMHEVIGEAVDLIVSIERTPRGRRVCDIVQVERFANGQYEIESDQLTEEQEARHVA
- a CDS encoding acyl-homoserine-lactone synthase, encoding MQVLAISKPRNIEEAQLLHSHHQLRARVFSDRLGWDVSVAGGCESDAFDNLHPTYILAVSSNDRVVGCARLLPALGPTMVANVFPSLLPSGRLEAHPAMIESSRFCVDTSLAEGRGDGAIHEATLTMFAGIIEWSVANRFTEIVTVTDLRFERILARACWPLQRIGEPTMIGATVAVAGTLPANADTFMKLRTANYRSQIISPFAQSA